Proteins found in one Acipenser ruthenus chromosome 18, fAciRut3.2 maternal haplotype, whole genome shotgun sequence genomic segment:
- the LOC117431553 gene encoding lysosomal protective protein-like, translating into MACVELCLLLLGVLSVQGAPDSDEVKFLPGLDKQPSFRQYSGYLNVAESKHLHYWFVEAQLNPSSSPVVLWLNGGPGCSSLDGFLTEHGPFLIQDDGTTLKYNPYSWNMIANMLYLESPAGVGFSYSDDKNYTTNDTEVSMNNYLALKEFFRLFPEFSKNEFFITGESYAGIYIPTLAERVMEDSSINMQGIAVGNGLSSYEMNDNSLVYFAYYHGLLGTRLWTDLQNFCCSEGKCNFYDSKDQNCCRNLDEVQHIVEGSGLNIYNLYGPCAGGVREKVSYDRDHLVIHDLGNRFIQHSWSRMWREKLKNVNSLHRSVRLDPPCTNSTASTTYLNNQYIKQALHISPKALDWLICSAEVNLQYKRLYMDVRKQYLKLLGALKYRVLVYNGDVDMACNFLGDEWFVESLQQQVQVKRRTWLYNNGENQQVGGFVKEFSNIAFLTVKGAGHMVPTDKPIAAFTMFSRFLKKQPY; encoded by the exons TCAGGCAGTACTCGGGCTACCTCAATGTGGCTGAAAGCAAGCACCTTCACTACTG GTTTGTGGAGGCCCAGCTCAACCCCTCCTCCAGCCCTGTGGTGCTCTGGCTGAACGGAGGCCCTGGGTGCAGCTCCTTGGACGGCTTCCTCACCGAGCACGGCCCCTTCCTG ATCCAGGATGATGGCACCACTCTGAAGTACAATCCTTATTCCTGGAACATG ATTGCCAACATGCTATATCTGGAATCCCCAGCAGGGGTCGGGTTTTCGTACTCGGACGACAAGAATTACACAACCAATGACACGGAG GTCTCCATGAATAACTACCTGGCTCTGAAGGAGTTCTTCCGGCTCTTCCCAGAGTTCAGCAAGAACGAGTTCTTCATCACGGGGGAGAGCTACGCGGGAATCTACATCCCGACGCTGGCTGAGCGGGTCATGGAGGACAGCAGCATCAACATGCAG GGAATTGCGGTTGGAAACGGGCTGTCCAGCTACGAAATGAACGACAACTCCTTGGTTTATTTTGCTTACTACCATGGACTCCTTGGAACCAG GCTCTGGACAGATTTGCAGAACTTCTGCTGCTCTGAGGGAAAATGCAACTTCTATGACAGCAAGGACCAGAACTGCTGCAGGAAT CTGGATGAAGTGCAGCACATTGTTGAAGGCTCCGGACTGAATATCTATAACCTGTATGGACCGTGCGCAGGGGGTGTGCGAGAGAAAGTGAG CTATGACAGAGACCACCTGGTTATACACGACCTGGGGAATCGGTTCATCCAGCACTCGTGGAGCCGCATGTGGAGGGAG AAATTGAAGAACGTGAACAGTCTGCACCGATCTGTGAGGCTGGACCCTCCGTGCACGAACtccactgcctccaccacttaCCTGAACAACCAGTACATCAAGCAGGCGCTCCACATCAGCCCCAAGGCTCTGGACTGGCTCATCTGCAG TGCGGAAGTGAACCTGCAATACAAACGCCTCTATATGGACGTGAGGAAGCAGTATCTCAAGCTGCTGGGCGCGCTG AAGTACCGTGTGCTGGTGTACAATGGAGACGTGGACATGGCCTGTAATTTCCTGGGTGATGAGTGGTTTGTGGAGTCCCTCCAGCAGCAG GTGCAGGTGAAGCGGCGGACCTGGCTGTACAATAATGGGGagaatcagcaggtgggcggctTCGTCAAGGAGTTCTCCAACATCGCCTTTCTCACTGTCAAG GGAGCGGGTCACATGGTCCCGACAGACAAGCCCATTGCTGCCTTCACAATGTTCAGTCGCTTCCTGAAAAAGCAGCCCTACTAA